One genomic region from Argentina anserina chromosome 2, drPotAnse1.1, whole genome shotgun sequence encodes:
- the LOC126785395 gene encoding pentatricopeptide repeat-containing protein At1g34160 gives MPPALLNSELFLQKCDSLTKIKQLQSHLITHGRFQFYPSITIKLLELCALPPIANLPHATALFHHLHAPSTRHWNAVLRGLAQSVQPTQAVSWYAAMSRSSRRVDALTCSFALKACARALASFEALQIHAQVVRFGFGGDVLLGTTLLDVYAKVGNLVYAQKVFDEMPERDVACWNALVSGLAQGSRSGEALALFWTMTEDERLKPNEVTVLGALSACSQLGALRGGEKIHGYIVDTKLDTHVIVCNAVIDMYAKCGSVDRAYRVFEGMKCGKQLITWNTMIMAFAMHGYGEKALEIFEEMGRNGVCCDAVSYLGALCACNHGGLVEDGVRLFNSMAGRGMVPNVKHYGTVVDLLGRAGRLQEAYEIVKSMPIFPDVVLWQTLLGASKTYGDVNMAEMASRRLVELGSEGCGDYVLLSNVYAAHERWDDVGKVREAMQRRDVKKIPGFGYIEVEGVIHKFLNGDQTHVNSCEIYSKLDEIKFKIKDYGYVAKTDQVFHDIGEEEKENALGYHCEKLAVAFGLISTSEGTPIQVIKNLRICDDCHVVMKLVSKAYNREIIVRDRARFHRFQDGLCSCRDYW, from the coding sequence ATGCCTCCCGCCCTGTTGAACTCGGAGCTCTTCCTCCAGAAATGCGACTCCCTCACCAAAATCAAACAGCTCCAATCCCACCTCATTACCCATGGCCGATTCCAATTCTACCCCTCCATCACCATCAAGCTCCTCGAGCTCTGCgcccttccccccatcgccaaTCTCCCACACGCCACAGCCCTCTTCCACCACCTCCACGCTCCTTCCACGCGCCACTGGAACGCCGTCCTCCGCGGCCTCGCCCAGAGCGTCCAGCCCACCCAGGCCGTCTCATGGTACGCCGCCATGTCCCGCTCTTCCCGACGCGTTGACGCGCTCACCTGCTCCTTCGCTCTGAAAGCGTGTGCACGCGCCCTCGCGTCGTTCGAGGCCCTGCAGATTCACGCGCAGGTCGTGCGGTTTGGGTTCGGCGGCGACGTGTTGCTAGGGACGACTTTACTTGACGTGTACGCTAAAGTTGGGAATCTGGTTTATGCGCAGaaggtgtttgatgaaatgcctGAGAGGGATGTGGCTTGCTGGAATGCTTTGGTTTCCGGGTTAGCTCAGGGGAGTCGATCCGGTGAGGCTTTGGCTTTGTTTTGGACGATGACTGAGGATGAGAGGTTGAAGCCGAATGAAGTGACTGTGCTCGGCGCACTGTCTGCGTGTTCACAGCTGGGTGCATTGCGAGGAGGAGAGAAAATACATGGATATATAGTGGATACGAAGCTTGACACGCACGTCATTGTTTGCAATGCGGTTATTGATATGTACGCGAAATGCGGCTCTGTGGATAGAGCGTATCGTGTGTTTGAAGGTATGAAATGTGGGAAGCAGTTGATAACTTGGAACACAATGATAATGGCGTTTGCTATGCATGGGTATGGTGAGAAAGCGCTTGAGATTTTTGAGGAAATGGGTAGGAATGGGGTGTGTTGTGATGCAGTGTCGTATCTTGGTGCGTTGTGTGCGTGCAATCATGGAGGACTTGTGGAAGATGGGGTTAGGTTGTTTAATTCAATGGCGGGGCGTGGGATGGTGCCAAATGTTAAGCATTATGGCACTGTGGTTGATTTGTTGGGACGAGCTGGGCGGCTTCAAGAGGcttatgagattgtgaaaTCTATGCCTATTTTTCCGGATGTTGTACTGTGGCAGACTTTGCTTGGGGCCAGCAAGACCTATGGGGATGTTAATATGGCAGAGATGGCTTCAAGGAGACTGGTTGAGTTGGGGTCTGAGGGTTGTGGTGATTATGTGTTATTATCAAATGTTTACGCAGCTCATGAGAGATGGGATGATGTGGGCAAagtgagggaggccatgcaAAGAAGGGATGTGAAGAAGATACCAGGTTTTGGATACATAGAAGTGGAAGGTGTGATACACAAATTTTTGAATGGTGATCAAACCCATGTTAATAGCTGTGAAATTTATTCAAAGCTAGACGAGATCAAATTCAAGATTAAAGACTATGGATATGTGGCAAAGACAGATCAGGTGTTTCATGATATTGGGgaagaggagaaagaaaatgcATTGGGCTACCATTGTGAAAAGTTGGCTGTGGCTTTTGGTTTGATCAGCACTAGTGAAGGAACCCCGATTCAGGTGATCAAGAACCTAAGAATATGTGATGATTGTCATGTCGTGATGAAACTTGTTTCAAAAGCTTATAATAGGGAAATTATTGTGAGGGATAGAGCTCGGTTTCACAGATTTCAAGACGGATTGTGTTCTTGCAGAGATTATTGGTGA
- the LOC126785412 gene encoding co-chaperone protein p23-1-like, translated as MSRHPIVKWAQRPDTLYITIDLPDAQDVKLKLEPEGKFLFSATTGKDKTPYEVDLDLYDKIDVNESKASVGLRNICYLVKKAEDKWWSRLIKQEGKAPVFFKVDWDKWVDEDDEPEAQGPGNDMDFGDLDFSKLNTGGGGDALDDEFDDGSDTEDDNVEEAPSATAESDIKPPASVEDEVKPQV; from the exons ATGAG TCGGCATCCTATTGTGAAGTGGGCACAGCGGCCTGATACGCTTTACATCACTATTGACTTGCCTGATGCCCAGGATGTAAAGCTCAAATTGGAGCCTGAAGgaaagtttttattttctgctaCTACTGGAAAAGACAAGACACCTTATGAAGTAGATCTTGATCTCTATGACAAGATTGATGTGAAT GAGAGTAAGGCTAGTGTTGGCTTGAGAAATATCTGTTACCTTGTGAAAAAGGCTGAAGATAAATGGTGGAGCAGACTGATAAAACAAGAAGGAAAAGCtcctgttttttttaaagttgaTTGGGATAAATGGGTGGATGAGGATGACGAGCCCGAAGCCCAAGGAC CTGGAAATGACATGGACTTTGGTGACTTAGATTTTTCT AAGCTGAATACGGGTGGTGGAGGTGATGCTCTTGATGATG AATTCGATGATGGCAGTGACACTGAAGATGACAATGTTGAAGAAGCACCGTCTGCGACTGCAGAATCTGATATCAAGCCTCCTGCAAGTGTTGAGGATGAAGTGAAACCTCAAGTCTGA